The following are encoded in a window of Streptomyces sp. 11x1 genomic DNA:
- a CDS encoding metallophosphoesterase family protein, with the protein MTHPSRDTPPGPPGAPVLDFGIPPRLARRMSMAEQYEYLRTKFSRRRTLVTAGSLAAGGLLTGCGGSGSPASPNATTSAPSPATSKAPGSAVTPFGRHLAFGSDPKTRMRISWQVPFAVKKPYVRVGPRPEELTRKVEAEVRDLHTPGVEGVRLELDQYYLHAALDGLRPGTTYYYGVGHEGFDPADPAHRSTIGTFRTAPAAPETFVFTAFGDQGVGKAAAANDNLIVRQKPAFHLHAGDICYANGNGKGVESDGYDPGFWDLFLKQNEPVARSVPWMVTTGNHDMEAWYSPDGYGGQLARWSLPDNGFDPRAAPGVYAFTYGNVGFVALDANDVSYEIPANLGYSGGKQTEWLDRKLGELRAAKGIDFIVVFFHHCAYSTSSHASDGGVRDAWPPLFDKHQVDLVVNGHNHVYERTDAVKGGEVGRPVPIGASTDPTRDGVVYVTAGGGGRDLYGFPSGVKESYEGHVTRHEAVETFEWTRSRASKPETVEWSRVRYRGFSLLSVEAVSGARPALKVSALAQNGDRVDHFEVRRGT; encoded by the coding sequence ATGACCCACCCTTCCAGGGACACACCCCCCGGACCCCCCGGAGCTCCCGTACTCGACTTCGGCATCCCGCCGCGGCTCGCGCGCCGGATGAGCATGGCCGAGCAGTACGAGTACCTGCGTACGAAGTTCTCCCGGCGCCGCACCCTGGTGACGGCGGGCTCGCTGGCGGCCGGCGGGCTGCTGACCGGCTGCGGCGGATCCGGCTCGCCGGCCTCGCCGAACGCGACGACCTCGGCCCCGTCGCCCGCGACCTCCAAGGCGCCCGGTTCCGCCGTCACCCCCTTCGGCCGCCATCTGGCGTTCGGCTCGGACCCGAAGACCCGGATGCGGATCTCCTGGCAGGTGCCGTTCGCGGTGAAGAAGCCGTACGTGCGGGTGGGGCCGAGGCCCGAAGAGCTGACCCGGAAGGTCGAGGCGGAGGTCCGCGACCTGCACACGCCGGGGGTCGAGGGCGTGCGCCTGGAGCTCGACCAGTACTACCTGCACGCGGCCCTGGACGGCCTGCGCCCCGGCACCACGTACTACTACGGCGTCGGCCACGAGGGCTTCGACCCGGCCGACCCGGCCCACCGCTCCACGATCGGCACCTTCCGTACGGCACCCGCCGCGCCGGAGACGTTCGTGTTCACCGCGTTCGGCGACCAGGGCGTCGGAAAGGCGGCGGCGGCGAACGACAACCTGATCGTCCGTCAGAAGCCCGCCTTCCACCTCCACGCCGGCGACATCTGCTACGCCAACGGCAACGGCAAGGGGGTCGAGTCGGACGGCTACGACCCCGGGTTCTGGGACCTGTTCCTCAAGCAGAACGAACCGGTGGCCAGGTCCGTGCCGTGGATGGTGACGACCGGCAACCACGACATGGAGGCCTGGTACTCGCCGGACGGCTACGGCGGTCAGCTCGCCCGCTGGTCCCTCCCGGACAACGGCTTCGACCCCCGTGCGGCGCCGGGGGTGTACGCGTTCACCTACGGCAACGTCGGCTTCGTGGCGCTGGACGCGAACGACGTGTCGTACGAGATCCCCGCCAACCTCGGCTACTCGGGCGGCAAGCAGACCGAGTGGCTGGACAGGAAGCTGGGGGAGCTGCGGGCCGCGAAGGGCATCGACTTCATCGTCGTCTTCTTCCACCACTGCGCCTACTCGACGTCCTCGCACGCCTCCGACGGCGGCGTCCGGGACGCGTGGCCGCCGCTGTTCGACAAGCACCAGGTGGACCTGGTGGTCAACGGCCACAACCACGTCTACGAGCGCACCGACGCCGTCAAGGGCGGCGAGGTCGGCAGGCCGGTGCCCATCGGGGCGTCGACGGACCCGACCCGGGACGGCGTCGTGTACGTGACGGCGGGCGGCGGTGGTCGCGATCTGTACGGCTTCCCGTCCGGCGTGAAGGAGAGCTACGAGGGACACGTCACCCGCCACGAGGCCGTCGAGACCTTCGAGTGGACCAGGTCACGCGCGTCGAAGCCGGAGACGGTGGAGTGGTCGCGGGTGCGCTACCGGGGCTTCTCGCTGCTCTCGGTGGAAGCGGTCAGCGGGGCGCGACCGGCCCTGAAGGTGTCGGCACTGGCCCAGAACGGCGACCGCGTCGACCACTTCGAGGTGCGGCGCGGCACGTGA